DNA from Neovison vison isolate M4711 chromosome 12, ASM_NN_V1, whole genome shotgun sequence:
agagagaggggggagcaggctcccagctgagcagagagcccgatgtggggctcgatcccaggaccctgagatcatgacctgagctgaaggcagaggcttaaaccactgagccacccaggcgccccagatggtgtttttttttttttttttttttttattgttgttgttatttttatttatttatttattttgattttttcaatttatttattttcagaaaaacagtattcattattttttcacgatacccagtgctccatggaatccgtgccctctataatacccaccacctggtaccccaacctcccacccccccgccacttcaaacccctcagattgttttttcagagtcagatggtgtgtttttaaaatgtcttttgggTTCATCTGAGCTAATGTAGAGTTTAATTCTAatgttttcttactgattttttgtctggatgatctatgTATTATTGAAAGTAGGGTATTAAAATCCCTTAGTATTATTACTGTATTgttatttctcccttcagatctgttaatattttctttacatatttacatGTTCCTATGTTAGGTACATAAGTATTTACTAATGTTATATACTGATGAATTGacctccttttgatttttttttttcttttgtgccttCAGTTAGATGAATTCCACTGCCCTGTTTTTAAGTTCACTAATCCTTTCTTTTACTTGATCTGGCCTGTGTTGAAACCCTCTAGGGGATTTTTAAGTTCTGTTATCTTATTCTTCTGCTCTGTGATTTCTTTATGGTACTTTTTAATATTCTCTATTGCTTTTGAAACTCTGACTCTATTCTTGCATTTCTCTTCTGACCATGGTGAGCATCTTTTGACCAGTATTTTGAACTCTCTAGTAGGCAAATcagtttatttctatttcattaagatctgtttctataaatttatCATGTTCTTTGGTTTGAAATATATTCCCCTGTTTTTTTCGTTTTCCTTGGCTCTGCATTGGTTTCTGTGCATTAGATAAAACAACCACTTATCCAAGTTTTGATGGAGTGGTGTCACGTAGGAGATGATACTTGTCAGTCATCCTGGCCTGAGCTTCTCGTTGTTTCTCAGACCTTTGTGATTGTCCAAGTGCCTTCTCTGTTTCTACTGGCTCCCAGTAGTTCTGGGTGTGCCAAGACTTATCACATGTTCAAAAGAGAGGAACACAGTCAAGATCTAGATGTAGGCTGACTGGAAGCTGGATGCTCAGGTAGCATCAGGTAGCTGGGAAAGTATATAGTTAAGCCTCTTCTAGGGAGATCCTAAGATTTGAGCATTTTTGTCTGCTCTGTCTGTGCTGGATCTAAATATAGTCATGGGGAGTGATAGCTGCAGTGACTGCTTGGGCTTGCTGAGAATGATTCTTTGTTTGCTGGATTTTTATGGGACTCATGAGTGGTAGCGCCATTAGCTTTCATTGTCAGGTGATAGAGACACCCCTAGGGCTGCAGCCAAAAGCTGGAGTGTACACAGGTGTATGAGCTCCTTCCAGAGAGATTTTGGTGACTGGCCTCAAGTTAGAGGGAGAAGGTGGGCAAGGTATCTACTGGCTTTCCTGGTTTCTAGGAAGGATCAAAGCCCAGCCTTAGATGCATGCATGCTGACACTTAGGCAGTAGATTTCAAAGTATGCAATTGGATCTCTTTCAGGAAAAGACTGGGAGATGGACAATTTTGCCTGCTCCCTCTGTGCTGACATACAAGTCTACTGCCTCCCTTAAGAATTTCTCTTCTGTTTGCTATAGGTTTTCTGGGTCTTGGGGATGCAATCCTCATTGATTTTCTGAGCTAGATATTTTGGGGTTTTGCCCTTGGGTGAGAGTCATAGAGGTTTGGGCACTAACATGGGGCCCAAACCCATTGCTCCTCAGAAGCTTGGAGTTGGGAGTTCCCTCTCAACTGTATGACACCATGTTGAGGGTAGGATTTATGGCAAGACTGGGTCTCAGCCTTTCCTACCCACTTCAGTGTGGGTATTTGTCAGGTGTGTAGGAGTCACTTAGCTGGTTTCTGGGTTTCTTTCAGAGGTAATTACTTTGTTTGTGGCTGTACATTTGGTGTGGCTGTGGGAGGAATGGAGTTCTGGAGCCTTCTATGTTACCATTTTGGATAACCCTCTTCCCCTGCAGAATTTTTTATAATGGGATTCTATTACCAATCTATTAGTTACCTTTTTCTCACATCTGAAACATCAAAGTTATATACCATCTTCTCATTTAGTATTTTCTAATGCTCATCCAAACGTGGTCCAGTTTTAGGCACATTTCaaggaataagtaaaattatataaagttaaataaacaGTGACATATTTTCATAGCCATACATAAACTTATAGATATTGAGTTTTGTGGTGAATAGTTAAGATAGGAAACATCATGAGTATATTTGATGCACTGTTTCAATTTGGTGAGTATGAATACTAAACTGgatactgaaataaaataatttcacttctGTAATTCAGGAACCAGGTGGAGTTTCTAAACATTTTAGGATGTATATTTgcattacaactttttttttattccctgcAAAAGTCCGAAGCCCCTCCCAAGATTTCTGCAGATTCTCTCTGGTATAAGACCTCAAGATTCCCTCTCAGTCTGGATTCCTATACATGTGCATGTTTCCAAAGCCTAGATTTTGTTAGGCTGATGTAAACTTTGCTCTTTCCTCAACTCTCAACAAACCAACTTAAAAAATGTGACTTGACTGAAGAAAATAGACCTGACTTAATTGAGGTACAGAGTTTCCATTATGACAGACATTTCATGTTGTGTGTTTGACAGAGCTCTGACAGTGTCCTGCAGCATCCTCTCCCTGGGGAATTGCTCTGCACCTTCTTCCCCTCAGAGATAATGCCCACCATGACACCATTTTGCAGGCTCTTCTTTGGCTCCATATACTACTCTTCTGCTCTTCCAGTACCAAAATTATGCAAAAAATTTAACCCCAAGTTATTTATTAAACAATAACTTTTCTCTCCGAAGAGGAGGTCTATGCTAGGTAGTTTGAATAAAATGTTAACTTCTGCTTCTCTTAGTTATGTATTTGTTAAATTAGTCCTACCGAGTCAATCAGCTACTCTTAAAAATGAACTGTGCCAAGAATGCAGATCTAAAATAGTTTCAGGACAAAGAATCAATGTGAAAATTTCAAAGAGTCTCAGAAAATTGTTCAGTGTTAtgatgaaaaagaataaacagtAGAAAAGTTGAATACGGCTTTGTGGAGTTACCAAAACCACCAAAGAGACATTAAACAGCTTAAAACTTTGTCTTTACCTTTTTATACACCCCTTGTAGAGAAGATAAACACATAAATGATACTGATCATGACCCTACACTTATAACATTGCCCAGACTTGAAAGTGGTAACAAGTAGACCCTAAATAGCATTAGTAAGTTTGAAGGGAATATCCAAGTGTCAAATGTGAAAGCTTaacaacatatattttattttgagatttttagattctttcccattctcccctctcatacCCCCTCCTCAACCATGCCCAGAAGACTGTACTTCTAGAGGAGAAAGCCTTTTTTGAAACTGATCTTCTAGTCAGGTTGTGAACAATTGACCTTAGTTCTGAAAGAAATCCATGTCCTTGAGGAGGTGCAGCGACTGTGTGCACAGCGCCCCCTGGTGATCTGACACTGCCTTTTCAGTGTGGCAACAGAAGAGTCTCCAAGAAAGACAAGGTGTCCAGTTTCCAGTTGTATTTTTTTTGAGACCTTATCGACACCATTAAAAAGTTTCTAGTAACATTTCACTTTTGGAGATACCTTTCAAATAAAGAGTTTCCACAATATCCCCATTTCAATTTtaacctggattttttttcccccattacttCCACATATAAAGCAATCTATTAGTATATCCCAATGGCAGGGACAGAATGGGGCTACAAATGAGGTGAAAGTTATACTTTCAGGTATGCAATATTGAGAAAATTCATACGTACATATATGggacaaataattaaaaacataaggCAATATGTGTGGAAATATCAAGGTAAGTGGCTTAAAGTGACTTGCATTCTGGACAGACAAAAATCAGTAATGATTAGAAAAcagtttacatatatatttacttaatCCCCTCTCGCCATGTTCTGGAAAGAATATGAGACCATATATACATTCAGTACAACAAGATGAAAAGAAAGTTGCAAGGTAATCAGGGCagcaggagaaataaagagtaccattcaaaaggaaaagaaggaaggtttGGGTTTAGTCTGTAGGGCAAGGAGAGATGTTTAGAATACACTACCTTCAAAGGCAGAAAATACCTTTTCACTGAGTGTTTCATGGAATGTCAGTGACCCTCACAAGGAACTAGCAAGGTCTAGGAGTTGAAGTGGATGGCTTCCCTTCTGGCCCCAGTACTTGAATAAAGCATTCACTGAGAAATGGTTGTGTCTACATTACGGTCACCACTTCTATTAGGGTACTATCAAAGAGCTTTAAGACTGGATTGCTGCCCTTGTGGGGTTTATCACTTTTCCCTTGAAAATAAGACCAACATACATGTAGTAATTAAGAATGATATAAAGAAACCGCTTATTAGATATTAAGTTGTGGGGGACAAGGTATAAGTTcgtaaaatatttaggaatattgCTTGAAGCGTATTAGGAtttgggaagaggaagagaagagagatcaTGGCAATTTGGGACAGATTCTTTGTGGGAGTTTGGGCACACTGCTATATGCTGAGCATGAAGAGCTTTGGCTGAGATATGGGAGTCTGGAAGAGTCTGGTGTGAAGCTCCTTTTGTACTTGGCCACCCTTGGGAAATTCCCAAAAAATGTGCAGCATCTCTGATCCAGGTCAGGTGGATGATGCTGAAATCCAAGTGGTTCTGATCTGAGGCTGGGAGGTGTGACAGGAGCATCATGAGCACAGAGAAGGGTTGGTGGGAAGGTCAACCCCAGAGCAAGCCTGTACTAAGGGGCATCTgtccaaaagagaaaggaaaatggcaCTAGGAATCATCACGGGGTGGGAGGGGATAGACCCAGATGCAAAggggttctgaagactgaaatcCACCTGCTGACAGATTTTGGGAGCTGTCTAGAAAGGACACGAAGATGAAAGAAGCCGTGCTTGTAAGTTGAGTTCTGTTGTTTGCATAGAGAAagggtttctgtggacagatgaTACTGAACTGTAGCAGATGCTCACTGGGGGAGCTGGGAAAGTGGTTGCCCCAGTCAGGGTCTAAAAAGATGGCATGAATTAGCACTGAGTATGTCATGAATAGCATCAAGCATGAGAATCTGTTGAAAATAGGCCTTCCCAGGACAATGAGCAATGTTATCTGTAAGATCACTTGGAGGGCTGAGGATAGGGAAAGAGAACTGAAGATGAGAAATAAGAGAGAGGGAGGCCAGAAAACAGGGGgcgatttcatttcttttgatggttgagtaatattccattgtatatatataccacatcttctttatccattcatctgttgatgggcatctaggctgtttccatagtttggctattttggggctaataatacattgtatgttaataaaaaaattattgaaatgtaaaaaaatgagGGGTGAGTAAGGTCAAAAGAACCCTCCTCTGACCTTCCTTCCCTCTACCTCCAGTGAACCACTTTACCTCTTACCTATCCTTAACTGTCTTCTCTGTTTTAGAACTGCGTTCTATTTGCCAGTTGCTTAAGTAGGCTTGGAAGTAGACGTTATTTTCCATGGGgtctcctttttaaaactttttccccAATTTTAAAATGTCGGTCTTTTTGAAAGTTGTGAGGGAGAAAACTAACATGGCCAAGATTGGAAGTGAAGTTGTATCGGTGGTCTGGCAGGAGAATTCAAATGACCAAAACAGATAGCCTTGGTGTAATTGGTGAAATGGACCCTTCCTTCGTAGGAAATGGTGTTCTTGTCCTTTTTGCCCACCTTGCTTTCAGTGGCCTATTCCATGATGGAGAGGGGACAGGAACACTCATAACTTTCTGTATTTTGCTTTTACTTAGGAACaggtcattttttatttaaatcttccaAAACCATTACTTATCAAGGTTACTGTCACCTTCTTCAAACTTTTATGCTGTTACAATCTTTGTCAGGCAACCTATGGAAAACAGGAGAAAGGAATCAATGGGGAGATGGTGATTGTTGAACATGCCATGTGTAATAATTTTTGGTAATGacataaaacagaatttttttttcattttgaaatacctAATAGCTAAACCCAATAGCTAATAAACTCTCTCAAAATTCTCCGTTTCTAGTCTAGTTCTAAAGCAATTTTAATTCTGGAGACTGAAACAGggattttttaggttttaaaatgaaaacacttcagGAAAAATCAAGTCAATAATAAATGTGCCTTCTGTTCACAGTCCTAGCCAGAGAAATCCAAGGTGCTATGAAATGGAGGAAATCTTCTTCTAGCTGTGGGATAAAGATTAAATTTAGGAAATGTATCTATTGTCTATCATTTttgtggtgttgttttttttttttttgtactttgctCCCTCACTTAGCTAATTCTTTTTGTAATTTGGGGATAGATTGGCTAAAGTCTTACCCATATTTGAAAGGCTActtgtgtattctgctgtttggaAGTTGAGAGCATAAGATTGTTCGTATTGAATTGGGAAATTAATTGTTGGCAACCTAGTAGTTTGGGTGAATGGGCAAGGATTGTCTGAGTAACCATGCTGTAGACTGGCAGTAGTGAGGAAGGAATCTTGAGAAAGATCATAACTAaaagttctttcttttggaaagaaGAGTTTTAGCAAGAATTGTGAATTGCTATTgttcttcagaagaaaaaatgtttcatAGCTACAAAACCGAAGTGAGTTTTATGACATAGATGCAGTTTTGATATTCTTGAAAGGGCAAAATGTCTTCTTTGTTATATGTTGAGATAcactaaaaatagaaacaaaaataataagacattttaaatgaaagcCAAATGGGTTAAAGAAACAaggcaatttgaaaaaaaaaattcttattttaacatCCATCAACATTATATTTAGttagaagaaaggggaaaatgaatcAATTTCTGTGGATTTTGAACTTAAGTGTTTTGCTAATCATCTTTCCCACAGAGCTCACCTGAATGATCTTGAAAATATTGTGCCATTTCTTGGTATTGGCCTTCTGTATTCCTTGAGTGGTCCAGACCTTTCTACAGCCATCCTGCACTTCAGACTCTTTGTTGGAGCTCGGATCTACCACACGATCGCGTATCTGACACCTCTTCCCCAGCCAAATCgggctttggctttctttgttggATATGGAGTTACTTTTTCAATGGCTTACAGGTTGCTGAAAAGCCGATTGTACTTGTAAAGAGAATCATACAACTCATTATTTTCCTAGAATTCTGTACCTCCAATTTATAATGAAtgcttttttagattctatgtGGAAGGGGAGCAGAGAGATTAAGATGGGGCAATCAAGTCTGAATGTTAACATCACCAAtaccctttattttgttttatatttgtactCAAAATTTCACATAATTCTTAAGTCTTTTGGCTTCTTCTTTATGTGCCTTGTTGTAAATTCTGATTATAATTTGtaacattcattcaacatttaatatttgaaatctaCAAAAAGGGTGAGTACATGTGTGATAAATCTGTATTGCAATATTGCTGAATTGGATGtatgaaataaag
Protein-coding regions in this window:
- the MGST1 gene encoding microsomal glutathione S-transferase 1 yields the protein MVDLTELMENEVFMAFTSYTTIILSKMMLMSTATAFYRLTRKVFANPEDCAGFGKGENAKKYLRTDDRVERVRRAHLNDLENIVPFLGIGLLYSLSGPDLSTAILHFRLFVGARIYHTIAYLTPLPQPNRALAFFVGYGVTFSMAYRLLKSRLYL